One window from the genome of Paenibacillus azoreducens encodes:
- a CDS encoding Gfo/Idh/MocA family protein gives MTKNMRFAIVGAGVISPLHARAIVSHPEAELTAIVDEVPEKAEVLAKEFGSPPIYATVDEMLKNGEVDAVCICVPSGLHRDITLAAARAGKHVLCEKPLGITAQDMDEMIEACRSSDVKLATVFQKRTAAEALLTKKALNEGKLGRLVMGDAYMKYFRSREYYKSAGWRGTWALDGGGALMNQGVHGVDIIRWLMGDVESVFAYASPLIHDIEVEDTAVAVVKYANGAYGVIQGATTVNPGQEARFEIHGEHGSIIYGDSGFKVWKTLDGDAAPVQAQRKAADGTDDPKAISADGHYILVDDLIHSVRENRAPLISGEEARKSVDLILAIYESARTGREVRLQPGGDPA, from the coding sequence ATGACGAAAAATATGCGGTTTGCCATTGTCGGCGCAGGAGTGATTTCTCCGCTTCATGCACGAGCGATCGTCAGCCATCCGGAGGCGGAGCTCACAGCCATTGTTGATGAGGTTCCGGAAAAGGCCGAGGTTTTGGCCAAGGAGTTCGGGTCGCCGCCCATATATGCCACGGTAGATGAGATGCTGAAGAACGGCGAAGTGGATGCGGTGTGCATTTGCGTGCCAAGCGGTTTGCATCGGGATATCACCCTTGCGGCGGCGCGGGCTGGCAAACATGTGCTTTGCGAGAAGCCGCTTGGCATCACGGCGCAGGATATGGATGAGATGATCGAAGCGTGCCGCAGCAGCGATGTCAAGCTGGCCACCGTGTTTCAGAAACGGACGGCGGCGGAGGCGCTGCTCACCAAAAAGGCGTTAAATGAAGGAAAACTGGGCCGGCTGGTGATGGGGGATGCCTATATGAAATATTTCCGCAGCCGTGAATACTACAAAAGCGCGGGCTGGCGGGGAACATGGGCGCTGGACGGCGGCGGGGCGCTGATGAACCAGGGCGTTCACGGCGTGGATATTATCCGCTGGCTGATGGGCGACGTAGAAAGTGTTTTTGCTTATGCTTCTCCGCTGATTCACGACATCGAGGTGGAGGATACCGCCGTTGCGGTCGTGAAATATGCAAACGGCGCCTATGGCGTGATCCAGGGGGCGACAACCGTTAATCCCGGCCAGGAGGCGCGTTTTGAAATCCACGGAGAGCATGGGTCGATTATATACGGGGACAGCGGATTCAAGGTGTGGAAAACGCTGGACGGCGACGCGGCTCCAGTTCAAGCGCAGCGCAAAGCGGCTGACGGCACCGATGATCCGAAGGCGATTTCGGCCGATGGACATTATATTTTGGTCGATGACTTGATTCATTCAGTAAGGGAGAACCGCGCCCCGTTGATCTCGGGAGAAGAAGCGCGCAAATCGGTTGATTTGATTCTCGCGATTTATGAGTCGGCAAGGACCGGCAGAGAAGTGCGGCTTCAACCGGGAGGGGACCCGGCATGA
- a CDS encoding N-acetylglucosamine-6-phosphate deacetylase, whose product MMEKDNIRFSGSFLAGRHYRTGEPIALDIAGGIIVGCRSFAAADGAGKYGEETLPWIAPGLVDLQINGYAGMDLNVPDLSEEEVLALCDRLWAEGVTTFYPTIITGADESIQRGLEAIDRACRRLEREGRDTGMMHNIAGIHLEGPFISREDGPRGAHDRIFVRAPDCDSLEEWQQAAGGRIRILTLSPEWPESEAFIIRCADNGIVPAIGHTAATAGQIGLAAAAGARLSTHLGNGAHPVLPRHPHYIWDQLAEERLWASVIADGFHLPDAFLKVAHKVKGERLILVSDAVSLAGMPPGVYETPVGGNVTLTEQGRLHLTGQPALLAGSALPLAAGIGHMWSAGICSLGEAWDMASVRPSRLMNLPTSAGLTPGAPADIAIFALEQGKIRILETYKQGRLMYRHPDAG is encoded by the coding sequence ATGATGGAAAAGGACAACATTCGGTTTTCCGGTTCCTTCTTAGCTGGAAGGCATTACCGGACGGGTGAGCCGATCGCGCTTGATATTGCGGGCGGAATCATTGTCGGCTGCAGAAGCTTTGCGGCAGCGGACGGAGCCGGAAAGTATGGGGAAGAGACGCTGCCATGGATTGCGCCGGGGCTGGTCGATTTGCAGATCAACGGTTACGCGGGCATGGACCTGAACGTCCCGGACTTATCGGAAGAGGAGGTTCTGGCGCTTTGCGATCGGTTGTGGGCTGAAGGAGTCACCACCTTTTATCCGACGATTATCACGGGAGCGGATGAGTCCATACAACGAGGGCTTGAGGCGATTGACAGGGCCTGCCGCCGGCTTGAACGGGAAGGGCGCGACACCGGCATGATGCATAATATTGCGGGCATTCATTTGGAAGGTCCGTTTATATCCAGAGAAGACGGGCCGCGCGGAGCCCATGACCGCATCTTCGTCAGGGCGCCCGATTGCGACAGCCTGGAAGAATGGCAGCAGGCGGCCGGCGGACGCATCCGCATCCTGACGTTGTCCCCGGAATGGCCGGAGAGCGAAGCGTTTATCATCCGCTGCGCGGACAACGGCATCGTCCCGGCCATCGGGCATACGGCGGCAACAGCCGGCCAGATCGGGCTGGCGGCTGCAGCGGGGGCACGCCTGTCCACCCATTTGGGAAATGGCGCACATCCCGTGCTGCCGCGCCACCCGCATTACATCTGGGATCAGCTGGCGGAGGAACGGCTGTGGGCGAGCGTGATCGCCGACGGGTTTCATCTCCCCGACGCCTTCCTAAAGGTAGCGCATAAGGTGAAAGGCGAGCGGCTGATTCTGGTAAGCGATGCCGTCAGTCTGGCCGGTATGCCGCCGGGGGTGTATGAAACACCCGTTGGAGGCAATGTTACGCTGACGGAGCAGGGCCGGCTGCATCTTACCGGACAACCGGCCCTATTGGCCGGATCGGCCTTGCCGCTTGCGGCCGGGATCGGTCATATGTGGTCGGCGGGAATCTGCAGCCTGGGGGAAGCATGGGACATGGCTTCGGTCAGACCTTCACGGCTCATGAATTTGCCTACCAGTGCAGGGCTGACGCCAGGCGCACCGGCCGATATCGCAATATTTGCGCTTGAGCAGGGGAAAATCCGGATTCTGGAGACGTATAAGCAGGGGCGATTGATGTACCGCCATCCGGATGCGGGTTAA
- a CDS encoding sugar phosphate isomerase/epimerase family protein: MPPFRLGVITDEISQDVGDAIRIAKQYGLQGLELRSVDGKQLHRISERRLEEIAAMIHDAGLSICALSTPVFKSHLKNIEEVAAHHRMLRKYAELARRLDARLLRGFSFWADGDFGAVFPAIAEELRQAASVMEEYDLVFALEPDPSVFATNGAKVGALVRAVGSPRVQALYDPGNHLWDPDGELPFPDGYEALRGHICHIHLKDAVREHDRTEAVAIGTGEVGYEQLLARLIADGYDGWLVVETHYRLQSTLSEEQLKRPAGYDFSAGGEAATKECLESFLHLLKQLEQKSL, from the coding sequence ATGCCGCCATTCAGGCTGGGAGTAATTACAGATGAGATCTCGCAAGACGTGGGAGATGCGATCCGAATTGCCAAACAATACGGGCTTCAAGGGCTGGAGCTCCGTTCGGTAGACGGGAAGCAGCTGCACCGGATTAGCGAGCGAAGGCTGGAGGAAATCGCCGCCATGATCCATGACGCAGGGTTAAGTATCTGCGCATTGTCCACGCCGGTGTTTAAAAGCCACTTGAAAAACATTGAGGAGGTGGCCGCCCATCACCGCATGCTCCGCAAATACGCCGAACTGGCGCGGCGGCTGGATGCCCGCCTTCTGCGGGGCTTCAGTTTCTGGGCGGACGGTGATTTCGGCGCGGTCTTTCCGGCGATTGCGGAGGAATTGCGGCAAGCGGCGTCCGTTATGGAGGAATACGACCTGGTCTTTGCCTTGGAGCCGGATCCGTCCGTGTTTGCCACCAATGGGGCAAAGGTCGGAGCGCTCGTTCGGGCTGTGGGTTCTCCGCGGGTTCAGGCATTGTATGATCCTGGCAACCATTTATGGGACCCGGACGGGGAGCTGCCTTTCCCGGATGGGTATGAAGCGCTCCGCGGCCATATCTGCCATATTCATTTGAAAGATGCCGTACGGGAGCATGACCGGACGGAAGCCGTTGCCATCGGCACGGGTGAGGTTGGTTATGAACAACTGCTGGCCCGGCTGATTGCGGACGGGTACGACGGATGGCTTGTCGTCGAGACCCATTACCGGCTTCAATCCACGTTGAGTGAAGAGCAATTAAAACGCCCTGCGGGATACGACTTTTCCGCAGGCGGCGAAGCTGCGACGAAGGAATGCTTGGAGAGCTTTCTTCATCTGCTGAAACAGCTTGAACAGAAAAGCCTGTGA
- a CDS encoding Gfo/Idh/MocA family protein, with protein sequence MSTEILKIGMIGLDTSHAPLFAEMLNDTAHPHHIPGGQVTAAFPGGSPDFPLSINRVAGYTAQIRDGYGVRMVESVEAVAEQTDALLLLTVDGRLHVEQFAAIASYGKPVFIDKPFALSSRDARIIADLAREHHVPLLSCSSVRWAENLAAAAGEKEGGNLFGVDCYGPMELQPTQPGFFWYGIHMADMLYRCMGPGCTEVRVTTSEDHDLAVGVWSDGRIGTIRGNRKGNKRFGALLHREQNTAHVDIYAQQKPYYASMLEAVIRMFQTQTPPININETLEVIAFLEAANESRVTGQPVRLKIS encoded by the coding sequence ATGAGTACAGAGATCTTGAAAATCGGCATGATCGGCTTGGACACATCTCATGCCCCTTTGTTTGCCGAGATGCTAAACGATACCGCCCACCCCCATCATATTCCGGGCGGACAAGTGACGGCGGCATTTCCGGGCGGATCTCCGGATTTTCCGCTTAGTATCAATAGGGTTGCAGGTTATACCGCGCAAATTCGTGACGGGTATGGGGTCAGGATGGTCGAAAGCGTGGAAGCCGTTGCCGAGCAGACGGACGCTCTGCTGCTGCTGACTGTCGATGGCAGGCTTCATGTGGAGCAATTCGCGGCGATAGCTTCTTACGGCAAGCCGGTATTTATTGACAAGCCGTTTGCGCTCAGCAGCAGGGACGCTCGCATCATCGCCGATCTGGCCCGCGAGCATCATGTACCGCTGCTCAGCTGCTCTTCCGTACGCTGGGCCGAGAATCTGGCTGCAGCAGCCGGGGAAAAGGAAGGCGGGAATCTATTTGGCGTTGACTGTTACGGTCCGATGGAGCTGCAGCCGACGCAGCCGGGGTTTTTCTGGTACGGCATTCATATGGCTGATATGCTGTACCGCTGTATGGGGCCGGGCTGCACCGAGGTGCGGGTGACGACGAGCGAGGATCATGATCTGGCGGTAGGGGTCTGGTCCGATGGCCGGATCGGAACCATCCGCGGGAACCGGAAAGGCAATAAACGTTTTGGCGCTTTGCTTCACCGTGAGCAGAATACCGCCCACGTGGACATCTATGCCCAGCAAAAACCCTATTACGCCAGCATGCTGGAGGCGGTCATCCGGATGTTTCAAACCCAAACGCCGCCGATCAATATCAATGAGACGCTTGAGGTGATCGCTTTTCTGGAAGCAGCTAACGAAAGCAGGGTGACAGGGCAGCCTGTCCGCTTAAAAATATCATAA
- a CDS encoding glucosamine-6-phosphate deaminase: MLGTPSAEKEWIQDRLRIRQYATRDEMGRAAAEEAAAALRSKLAMQDHVRIVFAAAPSQNEFLHYLGEAEGIDWKRVTAFHMDEYIGLDPAAPQRFGIFLGTRLFIRVHPGWVHLIDGSADPAKECERYASLLREAPIDIVCLGIGENGHLAFNDPPVADFEDPEMVKIVRLDTKCRQQQVHDGCFARLKDVPEHALTLTIPALLSAKQLFCVVPGASKQHAVREALEGPVSTACPASVLRTHQDCRLYLDRDSSPGG, encoded by the coding sequence ATGCTGGGAACTCCATCTGCCGAGAAGGAATGGATCCAAGACAGGCTCCGGATCAGGCAATATGCCACCCGCGACGAGATGGGGAGGGCGGCCGCCGAGGAAGCCGCCGCCGCGCTAAGGAGCAAGCTGGCCATGCAGGATCATGTCCGGATCGTTTTTGCCGCCGCGCCTTCCCAGAATGAGTTTCTCCATTACCTGGGGGAAGCGGAGGGGATCGATTGGAAGCGGGTAACGGCATTTCATATGGACGAATATATCGGGCTTGATCCAGCCGCCCCGCAACGCTTCGGCATCTTTCTGGGCACGCGGTTGTTCATCCGCGTTCATCCGGGGTGGGTTCATCTGATCGACGGCAGCGCCGATCCTGCCAAGGAATGTGAACGTTATGCATCCCTGCTGCGGGAGGCGCCGATCGACATCGTTTGCCTCGGGATCGGCGAGAACGGGCATCTGGCTTTTAATGATCCGCCGGTAGCTGATTTTGAGGACCCCGAAATGGTCAAAATCGTCCGGTTGGATACCAAATGCCGCCAGCAGCAGGTTCATGACGGCTGTTTTGCCCGGCTGAAAGATGTGCCTGAACATGCGCTGACTCTGACGATCCCTGCTCTGTTGTCTGCCAAGCAGTTGTTCTGCGTAGTACCGGGAGCATCCAAACAACATGCAGTGCGGGAAGCGCTGGAGGGGCCGGTATCTACCGCTTGCCCGGCCTCGGTTCTCAGGACACATCAAGACTGCCGCCTGTATCTGGACCGGGATTCCAGTCCGGGGGGATAA